DNA from Mucilaginibacter mallensis:
TTTGCCAATACACTTGAACTCAGAGCGTATTTACGATTGTCTAACGTTGATCCCGCTACTGCTCAGGCAGGTATTGCCGCATTGTACGCAACTAAACCTGCGTTCTTAACAACAGATGCAACCATAACCTACACTGCTACCGGTGGTAACGAGAACCCGCTTTACAATGAAATGGTCAGCCCTGTATTGGCTCAGACTCAAAATGTGGTGGCAAGCTCAACTATTGTAAAGGCCTTTACCCAAAATAATGATCCTCGATTAGGTAAGTTTTTTACACTGTTTATTGATAAAGTCGCACCTGTTGATTCCCTTGAGTCTATTCCGCAGGGAAGCTTTCTAGACTACCCCAATAAGAAAGTGTCTCCACCATCGCCATTAGTCGGCGGTGAGGCAGATAATCCTGCCTCTGCTACAGCGCCTGTTAAATTAATTTCTGCCGCTGAAAGTTATTTTTTACAAGCTGAAGCCGTTGCCAGGGGCTGGGCTGCAGGTGATGTAACAGCTTTGTATGACGCTGGTATAACAGCAAGCTTTGCTGCCACAGGCGCAGGAGACCCTACAACGTATATTAACGGATTGCCGGCTTTAACTACAGCTAGCGTTAACGACAAGGTTAAAGCTATTATTACACAAAAGTATTATGCAATGTGTGGCTTCCAGGGCTTTGAGGCATGGACCGAATGGAGAAGAACAGGTTATCCAACCTTCTTTGCTATTACCGCACATTCATTAATTGACCCCGGACAACTGCCGTTGCGTATGTTGTATCCTAGCTCGGAATTAACTTCAAATTCGAGTTATCCGGGAACTGTTCCTATTTATAAACCCGTTTGGTGGGGACTTCCAAATCCATAATTTAAGAAATCACTAAACATAAAAGAGGCTGTCTCAAAAGGGATAGCCTCTTTTACTTTTGCATGGGCTTGTATTGAAAATCATACCCAGCCTGTTTTTTATTTATTTTTTTCCGGGCATTCAATGAAGATCGATTATACGCTAAAAGAAGCAATGGATTGCTGTTATATGACCGGTGACTTTGATTTTTATTGCGAATTGCTATATGTGATATGGACAAATACAACGAGTTATTAATGAATAAGTTGTCAAAACTACCAGATGTAGGAAAGATACAAAGCTTCTTCGTAATGTCACAGGCAAAGCAGGAAATGGCATATCTGATGGAGGATATGACATACGTTTATATTATAAGTTAAATAGTAACGGGTATCCTTATGCAAAAACAGATCAGTAAATGCTTGTAACATCCACTGATCTGTTTAATTAATTATGAAACTACTAATTATAACCAGGATTCTGCTTTAATGCCGGGTCATCCTCTAATTCCTTACGTGGTATAGGATACAGATTGAAACCTTGCTGCCATGTTCTAACCTGCATGGTATCAACCTTATAAGTAAATGAAGTATTTGCTGATGAAGTTGGGGTAATAATTATACCAAGGCCATTTCCATTACCGCTTTGTGCGATGCCCCACCTCCTGAGATCAAAGAAGCGATGGCCTTCAAAGCACAATTCAATTCTTCTTTCATGGCGAATTTTATTGATCAGGTCAGTTTGCCCGGCTGCAGTTACATCAGGCATGCCAACGCGTTCCCTAATCATATTTACATACGTTAACGCAGTTGCCGAATTACCCAATTCCGCTTCAGCTTCGGCGTAATTTAAAAGTATTTCACTATAACGGAATGCCACCCATTGGCAAGAGCTGTAAGGTTGGATGTTAAAATTGTAGGTATCATCAACCATTTTGTGGATCGTGTATCCGGTTTTTGAAGCATTCCATGGAGATAGGGTACTTTCTTTTGAATCTAAGCCGCCTTCATAAAATTGCGCGTTACGCCCCTGGAACGGAGCACCGTTATACAGTACATCAACGCCAAAACGCGGGTCCCTGTTGGCATATGGGTTTGCGGCTTCAGTGGGGTTACTCCAACTGAATGCTGAGCCGTCTTTCATATCAAAATCCTCTACCATTTGCTCCAAAACGTTGTAAGCCGAATAGCCATTGTATCCGTTAGGACTTAAATCGCGGTACAGCGTATTGTATCTATCTTCATAGTTTGTACCATTATACACCCTCGAAAAAATAACCTCCGGGTTGAAGAAATCAATAAAGATATGGTTGTAGCTGCTTGCATTACCGTAAAGCGAATAGGTGCCCAAATCCATTACCGCTTTAGCGGCATCTGCTGCGGATTGCCACCTGGTCATATCATTTGTAGTATTATATGCGGGACTGGCAGCATACAATAGCAAACGTGATTTTAAAGCAAGCACAGCACCCAAGGTAGCTTTTCCATCATCGGCACTATTTGTATACGTTTTTGGAAGCACCGCTGCAGCAGCATTGATGTCAGCAAGAATAAAATCCCTGGTTGCATCCCAGGTGGCCCTTGCGTCATTAAAGCTTTTATCATCAACTGTAAAAACTTTAGTGATCAATGGTACGCCACCAAAGCGTTTTAATAATTCAAAATAACAAAGGGCTCTTAAAAAATGCACCTCACCTTTTAAGTTAGTAAGCTGCGGACCATAACCTACAGTATCAGCTTGCGTGATGTTTTGAAAGAAAAGGTTTTCCTTTGATATGGTACTGTATAAGGTAGTCCAGTCGTTCAATGTAGAACTATAGTTTAATGGAAAAGAGCTGTTTTGGTTATCAGGCGTGGCCAATCCCTGTACATACACATTTTCACTACACCAGTTAAAATTACTGTACAGCTCATCTGTTTGTGAGCCCCAGCCGAAGCCGCCATCTTTAAAAGCGTAAACCGACTCTTTATAGACTTCGTTTACATACACCTGTATTAGGTTTGGGTCCGTCCAAACCGTAGTTGTACTATAACTACTTTGTGGTGTTAGGTCCAATACCTTTTTACATGAAAGATCTGTAAGCAGTACCAGCACCACCCCAACTAACATATATATTTTTTTCATGACTTTCTTTATTAAAATTTAATGTTTGCTCCAAGATTGATGACTCTCTGCTGCGGGTAATAGCGTCCGTTTATCGAATTATTGCTATAAGCCGCCTCGGGATCAAATGATGGCCCGAGTGAATCAAAAGTAAGCAGGTTATTTCCGCTGACGTATATCCTTAGCGACTGTACACTGATACTCTTTAACAGCGAACTGGCAAAGGTGTAGCCTACTTCGAGGTTTTTTAACCGCAGATAGGCATCATTTTTCAACCAAAATGTTGATGCATAAGTATTTGAGCCGTAAGTCGCATTCGTTGGCCCGTTAAATGTGCGCGGATAGGTATTATCACCCGGCTGTAGCCAGCGTCCGGTAAAAAACTGTTCCGCCATATTCAGGCCACCCGGCTGCACCAAAACTTCGGCGCGTGCCTGCCCCTGGAAGAAAATAGTAAAATCCCAGTTTTTCCAGTTACCGCCAAGGGTTGTGCCGAACATGATCTGTGGAGTTGGTGATAACGTTGTTCTTACTTCATCCAGCGCGTTGATTTGCCCGTCGCCGTTCACGTCAACATACTTGATATCACCAGGACCAGATCCATTTGGATGCGGGCTGGCATTTACCTGGGCTTGTGTTTGGTAAAGCCCATCTGCCTTATAAAGTAACCAGGAATCAATTGGGTACCCGGTTTTTTGCTGATAGCTCGGTACATTAGCCGGCTCATCCTCATACAGTACTTTATTAACCGCATAGGTCATGTTACCGTTTATGTGATAGTTAAAATTCCCGATTTTATTGCGATAGCCAAGGTCAAGTTCAATACCCTGGTTCTGTACCCTACCCAAATTTTCATCAGGAAGGCTTATACCAGCATAATCAGGTGTTGACAGGGTTGGCGGTACCAGGATATCATAACGAATCTCATGAAATACATCTACTGAAGCAGTCAGTGCATGCCATAGCTCAGCATCGATACCGATATTCAGCATTTTTGATCTTTCCCAGGTAATATTCAGGTTTGGCGTTGCTCCGGGAGTTAAACCTGACTGTTGCGTAGCATTAGGGCCATAATAATAGCCATTCCCCTGGCCGGTGGCTAAAGTATATGTTTGCAAATACTGAAAAGGAGATGCAACCACATCATTCCCGGTCAATCCGTATGAAGCTCTAAGTTTGAGATTGTCAACAATTGAATTTGGATCCCAGAATTTTTCCTGCGAAATTCTCCATGCTGCTGATACAGATGGAAAGAACCCGAAACGTTTTCCTGCCGGGAAATTTGATGATCCGTCATAACGCATATTATAATCAATGATATAGCGATCATCATAGTTATACGAAATCCTGCTGATATAATCCTGACGGGCAAACTGCGTAGTCACTGAATTATTTGTTTCACCCTGAGCACTACCTGCTGATAGTTCAGTTACATTATTGCTCAGAAAGCCGGTACGGTAAGCATCAAGTTC
Protein-coding regions in this window:
- a CDS encoding SusD/RagB family nutrient-binding outer membrane lipoprotein, whose product is MTRKYRLNLKQALFIMLVAAVGFSGCKKYLDVNQNPNNPENVDPTFLLPTTQAAISQVVGNSFQVFGNIWAQYWTQSPLASQYKSIDQYSPTNTDFDNPWLNLYRVALINDDMILKSPKSSANLNGIAYVLKAYTFQLATDAFGDVPLSQALQPTVYRNPKYDTQQAVYDSIFVYIHKALPLLNATGDASLGAQDMIFQGNMTQWVAFANTLELRAYLRLSNVDPATAQAGIAALYATKPAFLTTDATITYTATGGNENPLYNEMVSPVLAQTQNVVASSTIVKAFTQNNDPRLGKFFTLFIDKVAPVDSLESIPQGSFLDYPNKKVSPPSPLVGGEADNPASATAPVKLISAAESYFLQAEAVARGWAAGDVTALYDAGITASFAATGAGDPTTYINGLPALTTASVNDKVKAIITQKYYAMCGFQGFEAWTEWRRTGYPTFFAITAHSLIDPGQLPLRMLYPSSELTSNSSYPGTVPIYKPVWWGLPNP
- a CDS encoding RagB/SusD family nutrient uptake outer membrane protein, whose amino-acid sequence is MKKIYMLVGVVLVLLTDLSCKKVLDLTPQSSYSTTTVWTDPNLIQVYVNEVYKESVYAFKDGGFGWGSQTDELYSNFNWCSENVYVQGLATPDNQNSSFPLNYSSTLNDWTTLYSTISKENLFFQNITQADTVGYGPQLTNLKGEVHFLRALCYFELLKRFGGVPLITKVFTVDDKSFNDARATWDATRDFILADINAAAAVLPKTYTNSADDGKATLGAVLALKSRLLLYAASPAYNTTNDMTRWQSAADAAKAVMDLGTYSLYGNASSYNHIFIDFFNPEVIFSRVYNGTNYEDRYNTLYRDLSPNGYNGYSAYNVLEQMVEDFDMKDGSAFSWSNPTEAANPYANRDPRFGVDVLYNGAPFQGRNAQFYEGGLDSKESTLSPWNASKTGYTIHKMVDDTYNFNIQPYSSCQWVAFRYSEILLNYAEAEAELGNSATALTYVNMIRERVGMPDVTAAGQTDLINKIRHERRIELCFEGHRFFDLRRWGIAQSGNGNGLGIIITPTSSANTSFTYKVDTMQVRTWQQGFNLYPIPRKELEDDPALKQNPGYN